GTTCAATCAAGATTCTTCAGAAATAGTAGGATGGCAGAAAGCAGATCACATTGAGGTTGTTTCCAACTGACAGACCAAGCAGTCATTTGTTTCTCTCCCCACTGATagtaaaaataaagtggaaataattTAGGGCTGGGGCTTCTGTGATTAtctggaacttaaagtatgagGGTATGAGAGCCATCAGATCTACCCCTGTGGAGCTTTTTAAGATGCGGTCCATAACAGAAGCGGGCCCCAAGGAGTAGAGTAGCCACATGGAAGGTGCCATGTTTCAGGGATGAGTCTCGATTCTTCTCTCCCTGTATTTCATCCATGCCTGTAAGAAGTTCTCACGTCTCTCCACATGCCACTTCATCTGAACTGCCAGGCGATAGGTTATTCGTATTTTATTCCAAAGTCCATAGGACACGATGTGGACTTGTTTTTCCACTTGCCCTTGTAGATGGCGCCATCCAGTGTCTGTGATGTTCCACCTCCTCTGTTGGGTTGTCACCTCCCCCAGAGACCTTCTGGTCTCACTGCTTTTCtgtttgtatccagcaaaacacTCAACAATTCTGTATAAGAACACCTATctcattattcaaaaaaaaatgcatgtataaataaaaagaaatgtttcaaatatttacttTACAATTGTTTTATTCAAAGcaaattaaatacaaatgtatatttttcattaaaaatggggatttaaaaatagttttataattagTGTTATGTTGCTTTATCTTATCTTTGCATAAATTATGTATTAAAGGTTTCTGATATCCATATACATTCTAGTCTTTTTTAGGCAGCTATGAGAAGATTTCACATTCAAAAGCCAACGCCACTTTTCTAAAGAACAAACGATCTTTGTGCCAAATTAGTAGACAATTGCTCCAAATCTCTGGTCTTGACTTCCAGTTGTGTGAagagcagtgttttgtttttttcagagaagggaaagagCCTTCATTCTTTAGGTTTGTTTTTGCCTCAAAGACATTTCTAAATGGGTATCTAAAGTTTTAGTTTATAAGTCTCATAATGATTTGACCCATGCAGTCCAACTTTTAGATAGTATTTCCATACCCCCCAAAAGCTGGCAGGTGGTAGTCGCACTAGATTCAGACCAAGACTCTCCGCATTGTCATCCTAGGTCCTTCTAATGGAGAAGACAATACTCtagtttatttaacaaataaaggAGTCTAAGTACATGGAAGTTAAGGGAGTAAGGGTGGGGGTAATGAgattattacattaaaataaagactTCACACACTTGTGTCCCATGTCTAAAATTGTTGAAAATCTCATTGGAGAAGATTAGAAGTAATTAGCAACTCAATTatttataaacaaacataaaaacgcACAAACCAAATGATGCAAAAAAACCTTTTTAATCTAAAAATTCATTTCCCAGGGCTAATTGATAGCCAGGCCCTACCAATTTTTATCAGTTTATTTGACTAACAAGAGCTATTCAGCATTTTCTTCAAAGtaagataatatataatagattttGATAAATCTTTCTGAATTAGGACATGATACTGTAGGcagttcaaggaaaaaaaaatagccataacTTTTTCTTTGGTGTAACCAAAAGGATATCCAAAAGTTAGCAAATGTTGACATTTCAAGTGACAGGAAATTGCCTAATGGAAGTTTAaactctggttaaaaaaaaaaaaaaactgttgtaaAAGGAAAAGCTCCACCCATAGTTCTGTAGTGcaagttttcaaatttaattctgaaaaataattttatttcataggcAGGAAACAAATTCCAGCAGTGTATCACTTACTCCTTTCCAACCCTTCTCTCTCTATGTCCACACCATCACTTCAGTTGTCAATGACCTCAGCTGCTACTCAAGGaggaaattcattaaaaaattaccCACACTTCTAAAAATCAGGCTACAATTGTGTGTATGTGGCTGCACAGCAGCAGGCACCAGGTTACAGCATTGCCACTTCTACGTTTGtcatttttacaaaaaagaagCAGTCTACCTCCCCTAGAAAAAAGTACCTGAACCAATTAGTCACTtagccccttcccagcctctccgTGCTCACCAGACCTGCCTCACCTCAGCAGCACACGTGTGCATATATCTGTGTGTTCTGTGCATTAAGAACCAGCAACTCTACTGCCTCTTTCTTGAAGTAACATCTTCTCCTTACAGAACTCGCTGATTTCTATAAACGTAATGCTCTGAAAGCAATTACCGCCTAGTCCAGAGGACTCCGCTACTCTACCAAGCTTAAGTCTGGCTtgctttcttctatttctgtacacgttgtttgtgtatatgtgtattttttaaaaattaaaaagtgttgaaaatgcacacacacacacacccagcatttagcaaaaaaaaaaaaaaaaaaaaaaaaaaaaaaaaaaaaatcttccccgGGAAGCACTTTCAGAAGTTTAAGCTTCTACTTGTTCTTAAGCCACAGGGCAAGTGCCAGGTGAGTCCTAAATAACCGTTCACTCACACTGCCGGGCTGGCAACCCCGGGGCCCACAGCACAGAAGCAGAGTGGGCTCCCCGGGTGAGCCAGGGAAGGGCGCCTAGCAGGCTTCCTAGAGTGCTGCATTGCTCATCTCCCCCCGGGTCACCTGGGAGAGTTACGTTCTTGGCCCTAACTCTCCTCGCTCAGAGAACCGCCACACTGTGGGGAGGGCTCTCTGCCCTCTGCACTGGCTGTCCCATCCACAGGGCCGGGGgcctggggctgcagggaggCGGCAGGCCCCTCCCCACAGAGCAGGCCGCCCTCGTCCATCTCCTCCCTCGCCAGTCCGTCCAGGGAACATCCCTCCGCAGCGCCCAGAGCCCCGCGGGCTATGCTGTCCACAGGCTCCACggcttccccttctccctccgaGATGACGGTCATGGGGCTGCTCTGGATCCGGTTCCGCATGCTGTACCTGCTGCTGGCGGCAGAAGGCGGCGTTCGGCTGCGGCCGTACCTGGGGCCGGAAAAGGACAGACTCCGAGGCATCAAGCCTTCGTTCTTGGCCCACTCCTCCTGCGCCCTTCTGTTCTTGCTTGGGGAGCAGCTTGACGGGCTCTCGGGGGCATCTGGGGAAGGCTCTGACCTCGACCTCTGGAATCTAGGGTCTGTGTTCTTGAGCATCTCTGCTGCAGACATGCGGGCGCTGGTGTCTGAACGACTGCCCTTTTTCAGCAGCAGAGCTTTGAAGTTGTCACTGCTGGTGCTGCTCTTTCGGATGCTTCTCTGAATCGACCCCACTTGCTTTGGAGAGGCCAGGCTTGGGGCAGCGCCGGTGGGTGTCACGGGCGGGGAGGGAGAATGGTTTCGGGAGTGGTCATCATCTGAATCTCTACGGCCGAGGACTTTCCTTTTGGATCTGAGATTTAATAACATTAAGAAGAAGGTTAATTCCCACGGGACCACAGGCTGTCAGCCACAACCACTCTGCTCTTATCGCATCTTCAGGTCACCATCTACTTAAGATTcactttcaaaaaatttatttttgactgggcacagtggctcacacctgcaatcccagcattttgggaggccacggtgggaggatcacttgagcttaggagttcgagaccagcctgggcaacacagtaagaccttatctctattcaaaaaaaagaaaaagtaataaatgcataatttattttatttttttgagactcactctgttgctcaggctggagtgcaatagcgcaatctcagcccattgcaacctctgcctcccggattcaagcgattctccctgcctcagcctcccaagtagctgggattacaggcgcctgccaccacgcccagtccagctaatttttgtatttttagtagagacggggttttgccatgttgcccaggctggtctcaaactcctgacctcaggtgatccgcctgcctcggcctcccaaagtgctgggattataggcgtgagccactgtgcctggcaaataatttatttttaactttggaaaatttcaaacacccACACAAAAGAGAACAGCTCACTGCAAGACCGCATGAGCCCATAACTCACCTATGATAATCATTAATTACGGTCACCCTTCTTTTGTCTCCACCCTCCCTATTTGAAACAAATCTTAGACACTGTATTAACTTACTTTGGATAGAACCAAAAGTTTTAATAATGGCCAGTTTTCCTTGATCTCTCCTAGACGGGCTGATCCGGAGTGAATTTCACATGCTGACCCTCCTTTCTTTCTATgcttccttttcttgttccatGCCAGAATATCCCCTGTACTAAGATGTACCCCACTCCAGGTCCTAGAACAACTCCTCAGCTTCACATTCTCAGTTATTCTAGAAGTTGCCATCAGACCAGTCTTCCTCAGCTCTTCCAGGACCATGTGCCAACTTCTAAAATCCAGCCTTCCAGAAAACAAAAGCGAACTCTCCATGCCAGACCCTGCTTCATGATCGACTCAGCAAACCTTGCACTGATCAAGAAAAtgtgaggggtggggtggggtggggaagacgAAGGGGCAATCAAAGAAAGCTGAAGGTTTCCTGTAGGTATTTCTTGTCCTGAGTCTCTGAGAACCTCACTGTTCAATGTGCTTTCCATTGCCAGTGACAAAGAGATGATAAAGCCAGTGAGCCAAGTGGCCCCTTGCTGGTCTCTTCATGACAACAACTCAGTCTGTGTCTCTTAGCTAAGTGCAGGAGAACTTGCTTTAAGGAAACTCAACACAGTTAATAGAATAAAGACGTGGGTATATCTCTTTTCCTGCTATAAAACTGTAGAATATGCAGCAGGGAAAGGTTGAGAGTATGATATCTGTACACACAGATTAAGAGTTGAAACCAGACTCTTCCCACCTCTTGCTATGTGACCTGGGACAAATTACCCATGCATGCCATGCCTCCTCACTTATAAGATACCAACCTCACAGgtttgtgaagattaagtgaaataaagaagCTAGCTACATAACTCCCACTGCTAAAGCTTCCTTGTTCTGTCACCTTGGACAAGTTAACatttctgactgtgtatttttccTATCACAAAAAGGGGAATAACAGTATATAGGTCACAGTTTGTCAGTACACATGAATGCAGTGATAGCCATAATTGGTCAGGCATAGAGCAGGTGCTTAACAAACCTTTGAATGTCACATAGAAAATGGATTTAGTTTTTACGTGGCTTACACAGCAAGACAGAGGGCAGCATGGGCCCATGCTGGCTGCCCTGGGCTTGGTGTTCCTGGCGTCATCTCCATTCTTCTGGTCAAAAAGATGCCACTAAAGCAGAGGCTGGGAAATGGTAAGGACCCAATACAGGGTCTGAAGGGTGGCCAGAGTGGACAGGGCACCAGACTCTTTGGGACTGCAGAACATGGCCTACCATACAGGTTTCATGGTCCCACTCAGTAGTTAACAAGAGCAGTCTGCCCTGATAAGAGTTAGGACCGGCTGACAAAACTACAGACATCCTAACATCTCGAAACTGTAGAGCTAGAAAAGACGTTAGAAATGGTCTAGTCCAACCACTTTGGGTTTCAGAAAAGGTAACTGAGAAAAGGTAACTTGTTAGTATGACAACTAGGACTTGAGCTTATAGCACATGGCCTCACCACTTACATGGTCTACTCCCCAAAGCAGCTCTGCTCATTTCATTCTTTTAGGTATTGGCTGGTGACTTAATTTGTAATTTAGATTTTAAACGGTGAGAGTATGCTGAGATCCATTAAACAAGTCACAACTAAACTTGAGTAAAACTATGACCTTTAATTGTAGACATAGAATTAAGAAAGAAGATGGggtgaccagcctgagcaacatggtgaaaccatgtctctactacaaatacgaaaattagccgggcatggtggcacacgcctataatcccagctacttgggatgctgaagcaagagaatcattcgaatctgggaggcagaggttgcagtgatccaagatcgcgccactgcactccagcctgggtgacagagtgagtgagactctgtatcaaaaagaaaaaaaaaaaaggaagaaagatgggATTTTATGAAAGCACTGTCATCTCTCAAGAGCAGGTGCCcactaaaataattaaatctaAATGTACAAATTCtttgcatatacatacacaacacacacacacgaatatgtatttttaatgaagaCAGCTATAAAAAGTGCTTAAACAGTTAACACTGATTTTAAAACTAATtacttcaataaatataaaaacttcaCACCTCAACTGGTGTTCTACATTTTCCATCTGGCTTTAAATCTGAAGCGAATTAATTTGCATTATAAAATTTGGAAGCTGTGTTTCAACTtagatattctttattttaaattatgagcTTAAGCACTGAAGGACATAAAAATAAAGCCCTAAAAAAGCACAGACAGTAGATGGATTTTTACTATGTCTGCTAATTTATTCTCAACGCTACAACAGAAATTAGCATATgtcctcactctctctctgcaATCCATTCCTAAGGCCTACTTGGCTTTGACTTCTCTCATACGTGCACTGAATAACACCAACTGACCGATTTCTACATCTGCAGTCGATGTAACGTCCTAGTAAGAGAAACAACACATTTTTCGATGCCTTAAGAAGGTTGCCAAAATATAGAAGAGGCCTTTGGcatatttttgggaaaaaaatatgcaGTAATTTGGACCCACAACAGTTGGGTTTCCTCACTGGAACCAAGTATCTAGTACACAGAACAACCAGGCTACGCAAATCTTCTCTGtggatggctattataaatagaCAGATATGCCTGTATATTTAGCAACCCAGTGCATTCCATACTAAATGAAATACTCTGAGTCTTGGAAGAATCTTCTAATGGTTAAATACCAGTTGGTTTCATTtaattcaggaaatatttattgagtgcttcttATGTGTCTAGCGTGGTTAAGAGTTAGAAACATCTATGGGAACTTCTAGAATCACCACTGAAGTTTCAAAGGATGcatcatttatcatttctctgtttTGAGAAATAATTGGACAACCAGCTACCTTTTCACTTCTAATGAGATTGAAGAAACCAGTCCATGTTAAAAGGGGCAGTCTTTAGGATCTACTATACCAACACTAGAGGAGCGACGTAAAGAGCATAATTCTTGACAAGAACATTAATTCACCGGCTTCGTTCCCCCCACACCAAGTTAGATGTTAATGTGTTGCATGAAGAGTTTCAGGTAGGTACAGCACTATGTTTTTCATCTTATGCAACAGTCTTTTCAGGGAGAGTCCAAGAATTGGGAAAGCAGTGCTGACATAAGATCATTCACACACAGAATCAAATGATTCTACAGGATGCTTTGTTtcaggaggttaaaaaaaaagaaaggctcttCATTCAGGGCAAAATAAGGCCTTGGCAGCATAAGGACATTCATTAGAGTTACCTGGAAATACCGTGGTAGAGAAGTCTAGAAGGAAGCAAAAGGTTTATACAGCATTACGGCTTAACGTAGTTGCACATATACAGTCATCAGCTTTTACAATGACACTGTGTGGGAGTACTCAGCTGTTTCCAATCAGAAAAGTGATGCAGTAAGTAAAACTTTAGTGCTAAATCATATTTACTCTTAAAGGTGACCACATATAAAAAGTGTAACAGTTCAGACCATTACTGTGAAAATTTtaccctttttgtttgtttttaaacccaACGATTTCTGATGCCAGTAGATGGCACTAGTGGTATATTAACAAGCATAAATCATTCTTTTGCTCCCGCTTAAAGGGCCGTACTCTTTTATAGAAACACTTAAGCAGCCAAAGAAATTGCTCTATATAATCGtggtttttctgtaaaatgaaaaaaattagaataaactaAAACATCTTTAGGAAGAGAGTCCCATGGAGCTAGTCTGTGCATCCTAAGTCCACAGAATATAGCATTCCTCCTCCTGACTGCACTGTCAGTCACTTTAATCCGACTCTTGCTAATATACTCTGTCTTATGACTGCCACACTGCGCTCCTTGCCAGGAAGAGCAGCGCCTACCAGAACGTATCACATTGAGCCACTGTCCCCAATGTCATAAAAATCAGTGAGACAAAGTAAAACAGAAATTGGAGCCAGAGGAAATAAAACTGTAGAAACCCACTAAAAAATCAACAGTAAAGTTAAGGAGTTATGATTGGGTGACAGAAGAAACCTCAAGGAAGAAAAGTAAATTGAGGTGCTGCTTGGAAAGAAGGAATTACACAGTAGATTAAAGTCAGAGGAAGGAGTTTGAAATACCTGTGAATAGCTGCAAAAAGGTCTTCTGTGGTCCTGGGTCGACTGGGGGTCATTACCTCATCACTCCCGTCTTCCTTGAGGAAGTCACAGGCCTCTGAGGATGAACCGGCTGCGTTGGTCTCCGGCACCCCAGCTACAGAAAGCAGGCAGGCACACAAGATGCACAAGTGACTGGAATTTCAGTCCTCAGCCAAGCTTCTAAATATGCTGCTTCCCTGCCATTCCCGACAATGTGAGAACCACAGGGAGATGCCGTGGGTCTGTAGTTTGATAGTTTACAAAGAAGGGAGGAAATGACACTAGCCTGAGAGCCAGAGCTCATTCTTTGTTAAAGTATGGAACGCCCATGGCATCTCTCTTAAATTTTGTTGCAACGTTTCTTTGCGCGGCTCTTCGGAAGGGAGATGTTACCCATTGCTATTTAATACCCAGCCTGCTGCAGATCATCTCCATCCCCCTATTTTCTGCCATGCCTTTAggtctagattttaaaaataataacaaaatgcaAAGTTGGTAActtaatctgtgttttaacacaGGAAGCCTACATACTGCTAGCTTTAACAGGAATCTGATCTACCTGGGTTCTTTCCACGTGTGAGCATTCAACAACCCTATCTGGTTCAGCTGCATATGGGCAGAGGGCACAGGAGAGAGAAGCCAGGAAGCCAGACTCACCTGCTCCGTCCTGTTGAGATAGGCAGCTCTCCCCATCGCCCCCAGTATCCGCACTGTTCTCGGCTGGCTCCTCCTGCTTGGGGGCTGGTGAGACATCGGGCTGAACCATGGGGACATTGGCTTCCACTCTGCCGGGAGACATGGATCCTGCAGCTCCTCCCTCAAGAACCGAGGTGCCAGGGTGCGTGGCATGAGAGCCAGCTTGGGCTGCAGAACTCTCTTTTGCCTCCCTGCTGTGCACAGAGCCCTCCTCTCCCGTCGTGGGGCTGGGCACAGCTTGGAGGGCTTCGTTCACGTTCTCTGCGGGCTCCACTGCAAAATCTTTCTGCGGAGGTGGTACCACCAGGAACAGTTTGGGCTTCTTGGAAATGGGGGGTGGCTTCCTGCTGGGTGAAGAGTCTGGGAGTGGGGTGGTGCTGGGGCTGGGCcgagcctctgcctccccagcgcTTGGAGCTCCAGGGCTGCGGCTCACAGGGCCACCACGCTCAGCCGCACTGCCATGGTCACCCTGACTCGAGCTCTTGGCAGGCGTCAGAAGCGAGCTTGTCACAGAGGCAGGCTGGCTTTCACTCTCCATTTCATTTGTGCTATTTCGGGATTTCAGGAAAGCAGATGGCTTTAAGTGGTACTGTGGAGCAACTGGAGTTCGTTGTTCCTGAGCTGTTCGTTCAGACAACTGTGCCGCCTCAGCGCCTGAGTTCTTTCTCACGGGCCTCAACTGCACCATCTGCAATGCTTCCGTGGTTATCAGGGGCATGGGGGGCCTGCTGGTCTCCTCCTTGGTAGAAGGCGGCCTCAAGGATCCCCGGGAGGATTCTGGCTGGCCAGAATTTGTGAAAGGCGGCCTGGTGTCTTTCATGAATTTGGGGTCAAGAGGTGGGGCAGGTGGGGGTTCCGAGGAAGGTAAGAGAGGTGGGGGCAATGGCAAGGACACAGGTGAATCTGGAAGAATGGGGCTCAGTGCAGGGCGGGGAGGAGAAAGGCACCAATCAGGTGGGGAGCAGAAAGGAATGAGAGCTTCTGGCGGCGGAGGGGGGAACACAGGAGAGTGAGGCAGAGGAGAGCCCTGGGAGCAATCTGTGACaggaggtgggggaggaaggaaaggagacctGTCTGCAGGACAAGGGAATGGAGGAGAgggaacaggaggaggaggaggagccgggGGAGAGCCCACGGCTGGATCCAGCTTCTTCATAGTGCCACTTCCTTCAGTAGAAGTACTAGAAGAAAGAGAAGTGGACGATGAGGAAATGGATACTGAAGATATCAGAGAGGACTTCCTTTCTGGTACCTTGGGCTTGGGCTTCCCCTTCCCGTTTGCTGGTGacattgattttaaaaacacaggCACAGGGGTGAGTGCTGTGGGTGTATTCGACTGGCTGGAATACCCACTGGATGGAGAAATGACTCTGTGTGACTTCTCTGGTGACGTGATCTTTGGTTTGACTGAACCACCGGGCACTTGGGGCATTGTGGCTCTGGACCCTTCTTGGACATGGCGGACTGGCCCGTTCCCAGTGGGCACCCCACTGCTGGTTGAACAGCCCCCTGCCGGGTTCCCCGGATCTTCCTGCATGCCCGTGTAGTCAATGTAATAACCCCAGGGGTCCGTGTACTCTGACTTGACGCTGCTTGTGTCACTCTGCGATGGCGTGGCCCCGCACAGGGAGTAGACATTGGGGGTGGTGGCGGAAGTCATGCTGCTGCCAGCACTAACTGTGCTCTGGCTCCGGGAGCGGGGCAGCCAGGGCTCTTCCAAGTCACTGCAGGGGCTCTGGGAGGGCGAGCTGCCACTCTTGCCTGGGAGGCTCAGCTGCAGCGAGTGCTGGAGTGTGGCGATCAGGCTCTCGTTGAGCACCTGCCCGTTGCACTGGCTGCTCTTCTTGGGAATCCTGCGGAGGGAGTCTGTCCGGGAGGGTGGCAGGGGAGGCTTCTTTGCTTTCTTCAAAGAGATGTTTCTTGATAGGGATTTATCCTGGTAATTGGACCGGTCCCCTTGGTTCTTCTGAGCTCTTCCAACAAAAACATTGATCACGCTGTGCCTGGGGTTCCCAAAGCCATCACTGCTATTGCACAGATTCCCAGATCCATGTCCAGAGTCAGTGTGCACAGATGCACAGTAGCCATCGTGGTCCTCAGAATACAGCGACCCAGCATCCTCTTTGTTGGACGTTTGGTCCAAACTGCAGCTGCTCATGTTACTTGTGGGAGTGGAATAGCCAGGAGTTGCTAAATGCGGCTTCAGGGGGGATGCCCTTCCATTACCTGAGGATTTGTATTCCCAGGGCTCCGAGCTGCTGTGCCCTCCGCCCCCTGAATAACTAGATTCACTCTTGCCATCCACATCTTGGGGGTGGGCTGGGAAGGCCAGGTTGTTTCTACAATTATACGGCATAGCTTGGGACCCATTCTCCCTATTTGCT
This DNA window, taken from Pan paniscus chromosome 5, NHGRI_mPanPan1-v2.0_pri, whole genome shotgun sequence, encodes the following:
- the NHSL1 gene encoding NHS-like protein 1 isoform X5, yielding MFCLKAVSNLDEESRWTVHYTAPWHQQENVFLPTTRPPCVEDLHRQAKLNLKSVLRECDKLRHDGYRSSQYYSQGPTFAANASPFCDVYQDEDEETDQKCSLSSSEEERFISIRRPKTPTSSDFSDLNTQTNWTKSLPLPTPEEKMRQQAQTVQADVVPINITGENFDRQASLRRSLIYTDTLVRRPKKVKRRKTITGVPDNIQKELASGTGQDDVDGHSVYTPDHYSTLGRFDSCRSAGQRSETRDSSCQTEDVKVVPPSMRRIRAQKGQGIAAQMGHFSGSSGNMSVLSDSAGIVFPSRLDSDAGFHSLPRSGARANIQSLEPRLGALGPAGDMNGTFLYQRGHPQADENLGHLGGASGTGTLLRPKSQELRHFESENVMSPACVVSPHATYSTSIIPNATLSSSSEVIAIPTAQSAVQRESKSSGSSHARRKSRDHLISRHAVKGDHQSPGRHWNEGHTTILSQDLDPHSPGEPTLLSLCDSAVSLNAPANRENGSQAMPYNCRNNLAFPAHPQDVDGKSESSYSGGGGHSSSEPWEYKSSGNGRASPLKPHLATPGYSTPTSNMSSCSLDQTSNKEDAGSLYSEDHDGYCASVHTDSGHGSGNLCNSSDGFGNPRHSVINVFVGRAQKNQGDRSNYQDKSLSRNISLKKAKKPPLPPSRTDSLRRIPKKSSQCNGQVLNESLIATLQHSLQLSLPGKSGSSPSQSPCSDLEEPWLPRSRSQSTVSAGSSMTSATTPNVYSLCGATPSQSDTSSVKSEYTDPWGYYIDYTGMQEDPGNPAGGCSTSSGVPTGNGPVRHVQEGSRATMPQVPGGSVKPKITSPEKSHRVISPSSGYSSQSNTPTALTPVPVFLKSMSPANGKGKPKPKVPERKSSLISSVSISSSSTSLSSSTSTEGSGTMKKLDPAVGSPPAPPPPPVPSPPFPCPADRSPFLPPPPPVTDCSQGSPLPHSPVFPPPPPEALIPFCSPPDWCLSPPRPALSPILPDSPVSLPLPPPLLPSSEPPPAPPLDPKFMKDTRPPFTNSGQPESSRGSLRPPSTKEETSRPPMPLITTEALQMVQLRPVRKNSGAEAAQLSERTAQEQRTPVAPQYHLKPSAFLKSRNSTNEMESESQPASVTSSLLTPAKSSSQGDHGSAAERGGPVSRSPGAPSAGEAEARPSPSTTPLPDSSPSRKPPPISKKPKLFLVVPPPQKDFAVEPAENVNEALQAVPSPTTGEEGSVHSREAKESSAAQAGSHATHPGTSVLEGGAAGSMSPGRVEANVPMVQPDVSPAPKQEEPAENSADTGGDGESCLSQQDGAAGVPETNAAGSSSEACDFLKEDGSDEVMTPSRPRTTEDLFAAIHRSKRKVLGRRDSDDDHSRNHSPSPPVTPTGAAPSLASPKQVGSIQRSIRKSSTSSDNFKALLLKKGSRSDTSARMSAAEMLKNTDPRFQRSRSEPSPDAPESPSSCSPSKNRRAQEEWAKNEGLMPRSLSFSGPRYGRSRTPPSAASSRYSMRNRIQSSPMTVISEGEGEAVEPVDSIARGALGAAEGCSLDGLAREEMDEGGLLCGEGPAASLQPQAPGPVDGTASAEGREPSPQCGGSLSEES
- the NHSL1 gene encoding NHS-like protein 1 isoform X3 is translated as MPFHQRTLEPARLRRPEAAGAGAAGAPLFRSLEQVSSHALGCLLAQLADLSRCAGDIFGELEGQAAALGHRTAALHRRLDALQAAAARLDHRRVKIPVSNLDEESRWTVHYTAPWHQQENVFLPTTRPPCVEDLHRQAKLNLKSVLRECDKLRHDGYRSSQYYSQGPTFAANASPFCDVYQDEDEETDQKCSLSSSEEERFISIRRPKTPTSSDFSDLNTQTNWTKSLPLPTPEEKMRQQAQTVQADVVPINITASGTGQDDVDGHSVYTPDHYSTLGRFDSCRSAGQRSETRDSSCQTEDVKVVPPSMRRIRAQKGQGIAAQMGHFSGSSGNMSVLSDSAGIVFPSRLDSDAGFHSLPRSGARANIQSLEPRLGALGPAGDMNGTFLYQRGHPQADENLGHLGGASGTGTLLRPKSQELRHFESENVMSPACVVSPHATYSTSIIPNATLSSSSEVIAIPTAQSAVQRESKSSGSSHARRKSRDHLISRHAVKGDHQSPGRHWNEGHTTILSQDLDPHSPGEPTLLSLCDSAVSLNAPANRENGSQAMPYNCRNNLAFPAHPQDVDGKSESSYSGGGGHSSSEPWEYKSSGNGRASPLKPHLATPGYSTPTSNMSSCSLDQTSNKEDAGSLYSEDHDGYCASVHTDSGHGSGNLCNSSDGFGNPRHSVINVFVGRAQKNQGDRSNYQDKSLSRNISLKKAKKPPLPPSRTDSLRRIPKKSSQCNGQVLNESLIATLQHSLQLSLPGKSGSSPSQSPCSDLEEPWLPRSRSQSTVSAGSSMTSATTPNVYSLCGATPSQSDTSSVKSEYTDPWGYYIDYTGMQEDPGNPAGGCSTSSGVPTGNGPVRHVQEGSRATMPQVPGGSVKPKITSPEKSHRVISPSSGYSSQSNTPTALTPVPVFLKSMSPANGKGKPKPKVPERKSSLISSVSISSSSTSLSSSTSTEGSGTMKKLDPAVGSPPAPPPPPVPSPPFPCPADRSPFLPPPPPVTDCSQGSPLPHSPVFPPPPPEALIPFCSPPDWCLSPPRPALSPILPDSPVSLPLPPPLLPSSEPPPAPPLDPKFMKDTRPPFTNSGQPESSRGSLRPPSTKEETSRPPMPLITTEALQMVQLRPVRKNSGAEAAQLSERTAQEQRTPVAPQYHLKPSAFLKSRNSTNEMESESQPASVTSSLLTPAKSSSQGDHGSAAERGGPVSRSPGAPSAGEAEARPSPSTTPLPDSSPSRKPPPISKKPKLFLVVPPPQKDFAVEPAENVNEALQAVPSPTTGEEGSVHSREAKESSAAQAGSHATHPGTSVLEGGAAGSMSPGRVEANVPMVQPDVSPAPKQEEPAENSADTGGDGESCLSQQDGAAGVPETNAAGSSSEACDFLKEDGSDEVMTPSRPRTTEDLFAAIHRSKRKVLGRRDSDDDHSRNHSPSPPVTPTGAAPSLASPKQVGSIQRSIRKSSTSSDNFKALLLKKGSRSDTSARMSAAEMLKNTDPRFQRSRSEPSPDAPESPSSCSPSKNRRAQEEWAKNEGLMPRSLSFSGPRYGRSRTPPSAASSRYSMRNRIQSSPMTVISEGEGEAVEPVDSIARGALGAAEGCSLDGLAREEMDEGGLLCGEGPAASLQPQAPGPVDGTASAEGREPSPQCGGSLSEES